In Synergistaceae bacterium DZ-S4, a single window of DNA contains:
- the murD gene encoding UDP-N-acetylmuramoyl-L-alanine--D-glutamate ligase, giving the protein MVNDLAYKGKRLSVIGAGVSGRSLAELAKKLGADVFVSDLNEIPQETAAAFGSTGIRWESGGNTEKLLEADEIVVSSGIPSDIPILLEASSKGIPVTSELDFVYPFLSGKIIAITGSNGKTTTASMAGYFLERSGAVSMTGGNIGDPAANAAFMDTAYLVLELSSFQLSRLERFMCDIAVVTNLAPDHIDWHGSYGKYVEAKANVIRRLKDDGTAICQRRDCEALGVPEGRDCPLTWDRPDPSGRGIYLDRESSAAYLCPDSGIEPIKLFDFEAVRLLGSHNIENAAMATAALVLLGLSPAAPDVISAYEPPKHRCAFAGIFRGITFVDDSKGTNVAATVTAMSSLDGDKVMILGGRGKGEDYAPLAEAVLKYAKSAVLLGEEKGKIALALDGAGFKNYSVVSTMEEAVETASRIAAPGETVLLSPACTSWDMYPNYGARGDHFCRIVKGIIERDS; this is encoded by the coding sequence ATGGTCAATGATCTTGCTTACAAGGGAAAAAGGCTCTCTGTGATCGGTGCAGGGGTCAGCGGAAGATCGCTGGCGGAGCTTGCAAAAAAACTGGGAGCGGACGTGTTCGTTTCGGATCTTAATGAGATACCGCAGGAAACAGCCGCGGCGTTCGGCTCCACAGGAATAAGGTGGGAATCCGGAGGGAACACTGAAAAACTTCTTGAGGCTGACGAAATAGTTGTAAGCTCGGGCATCCCGTCTGACATCCCGATCCTGCTTGAGGCATCTTCTAAGGGGATACCTGTCACAAGCGAACTTGACTTCGTATATCCCTTCCTGTCAGGTAAGATAATAGCGATAACCGGAAGCAACGGCAAAACGACGACTGCCTCTATGGCGGGCTATTTTCTTGAAAGATCCGGGGCGGTCTCGATGACGGGGGGCAACATCGGCGATCCCGCAGCGAATGCCGCCTTTATGGATACAGCTTATCTGGTCCTTGAACTGAGCAGTTTCCAGCTCAGCAGGCTTGAGAGGTTCATGTGCGACATCGCCGTCGTCACCAATCTTGCACCTGATCACATAGACTGGCACGGTTCCTACGGGAAGTATGTAGAAGCCAAGGCGAATGTGATCCGGCGCCTGAAGGATGACGGTACGGCCATCTGCCAGAGGAGGGACTGCGAAGCTCTGGGCGTCCCTGAGGGAAGGGACTGCCCCCTGACCTGGGACAGGCCGGATCCCTCAGGAAGGGGCATATATCTGGACAGGGAGAGCTCTGCTGCATATTTATGCCCGGATTCCGGCATAGAGCCGATAAAACTTTTTGATTTCGAAGCGGTCAGGCTCCTGGGATCTCACAATATCGAAAACGCGGCGATGGCAACTGCGGCGCTTGTGCTCCTCGGCCTCAGTCCGGCAGCTCCGGACGTTATCTCCGCATACGAACCTCCGAAGCACCGCTGCGCATTTGCAGGCATATTCAGGGGGATAACCTTCGTTGACGATTCGAAGGGCACCAATGTTGCAGCAACAGTGACAGCTATGAGTTCCCTTGACGGGGACAAGGTAATGATACTTGGCGGCAGGGGCAAGGGCGAGGATTACGCCCCGCTTGCCGAGGCCGTCCTGAAGTACGCCAAAAGCGCGGTGCTCCTCGGCGAAGAGAAGGGAAAAATCGCCTTGGCTCTCGACGGGGCAGGATTCAAAAATTACTCCGTGGTCTCGACCATGGAAGAGGCTGTGGAAACCGCTTCCAGAATTGCGGCGCCCGGAGAGACGGTGCTGCTCTCGCCGGCGTGCACCAGCTGGGACATGTACCCAAACTACGGCGCAAGAGGAGACCATTTCTGCCGGATCGTAAAAGGGATCATAGAGAGAGATTCATAG
- a CDS encoding putative lipid II flippase FtsW, producing MLRADEIRENKRHYRINPFIWVIPLILSGVGILMITSTTSPNSFTQTGTPFQMGIKQAQWLLIALSGMFVVFSVPLRFWIKMSAPILILTWLMSWLPLIPGIGMNVGGASRWINVPGSSISIQPGELLCLAIALHLAKLLSRWDKDPGKAFLSTIMLVGIAALPLSLQPDLGTIILIFLVSMGMYVERIGWKWPVIAGGLLGGLIFPLLIFLEPYRMRRVAAFMDPWSDPLDKGFQAIQGLIAFANGGFWGTGLGHGFQKLNYLPAAYTDFIYAAIGEELGLMGTLGVIGLFAFWVSQTRMVYYRVPDGFKSSLTWGVTLTVILPLVINVAGVTKLIPLTGMPLPFISYGGTSLLTMWSRIGIMLRLEKESYGREERP from the coding sequence ATGCTGAGAGCGGACGAAATTCGGGAAAATAAGAGGCACTACAGGATCAATCCCTTTATCTGGGTCATCCCCCTCATATTGAGCGGGGTCGGGATCCTTATGATCACATCCACTACAAGCCCGAACTCATTCACTCAGACCGGAACGCCTTTTCAGATGGGGATAAAGCAGGCGCAGTGGCTGCTTATAGCACTCTCAGGGATGTTCGTGGTATTTTCCGTCCCCCTGCGTTTCTGGATAAAAATGAGCGCTCCTATACTTATCCTGACATGGCTGATGAGCTGGCTTCCCCTCATTCCCGGCATAGGGATGAACGTGGGAGGAGCCAGCCGCTGGATAAATGTTCCGGGTTCGTCGATATCCATACAGCCGGGTGAGCTGCTATGCCTTGCTATAGCGCTGCACCTTGCCAAACTGCTTTCAAGGTGGGACAAGGACCCGGGAAAGGCTTTCCTCTCCACGATAATGCTGGTGGGTATAGCTGCCCTGCCGCTTTCACTGCAGCCCGACCTCGGTACAATAATACTGATCTTTTTGGTATCGATGGGGATGTATGTGGAGAGGATAGGATGGAAGTGGCCCGTTATCGCAGGAGGATTGCTGGGGGGCCTCATATTTCCCCTGCTGATATTCCTTGAACCTTACAGGATGAGAAGGGTCGCGGCGTTCATGGATCCCTGGAGCGACCCACTTGACAAGGGTTTTCAGGCGATACAGGGGCTGATAGCATTTGCAAACGGAGGCTTCTGGGGAACGGGGCTCGGACACGGTTTTCAGAAGCTCAACTACCTTCCTGCCGCTTATACGGACTTCATCTATGCCGCGATAGGCGAAGAGCTGGGACTGATGGGGACACTGGGCGTGATAGGACTTTTTGCCTTCTGGGTCAGCCAGACCAGGATGGTCTATTACAGGGTCCCTGACGGCTTCAAGTCGTCGCTCACATGGGGGGTCACCCTGACTGTGATCCTGCCTCTGGTGATAAATGTGGCAGGAGTTACAAAGCTGATACCCCTGACGGGGATGCCTCTTCCTTTTATCAGTTACGGAGGCACCTCGCTGCTGACTATGTGGTCAAGGATCGGGATAATGCTGCGGCTGGAAAAAGAGAGCTACGGCAGGGAGGAGAGGCCATGA
- a CDS encoding UDP-N-acetylglucosamine--N-acetylmuramyl-(pentapeptide) pyrophosphoryl-undecaprenol N-acetylglucosamine transferase — MTGKLILAAGGTGGHIWPAISFGRWVGRNKPDVSVSYICGRRPLELEIYASAGIEPYRLNIDGSPLSGEGLDRLKRTWGQFTALRESAAFIRSESPDFVLLFGGYVTFPVLLASRMLRIPSAVHEQNAYAGKVTRIASRMGVEIFSGWRECLPLPASKYTRIGVPVREFDLLPREKAWSELGLPGELPDGPKALVFSGSLGSATIKDLVLEAASKEEFSSWTFIIPAVSEETEKAKDNVFLLPKVWKTELLYSLADIAVVRGGGSTLTEVSVLGIPSLVIPWEGAADDHQYHNAVSFSSENRGVIWNGRGAGEAFAKNIMRLYDILLDEKDNRKEERHNGAGQICGDLWLAVSSYF; from the coding sequence ATGACCGGCAAACTGATCCTGGCGGCGGGAGGGACCGGAGGCCACATCTGGCCGGCCATATCTTTCGGCCGGTGGGTCGGCAGAAACAAGCCGGATGTCTCTGTATCGTACATCTGCGGCAGGCGTCCGCTTGAGCTCGAAATATATGCCTCCGCAGGGATAGAGCCGTACCGGCTTAATATTGACGGATCTCCGCTTTCGGGAGAAGGACTTGACAGGCTGAAGCGTACCTGGGGCCAGTTCACTGCGCTCAGGGAATCCGCGGCTTTCATCAGGTCCGAGTCGCCGGACTTCGTGCTTCTCTTCGGAGGGTATGTGACCTTCCCTGTACTCCTCGCATCCAGAATGCTGAGGATCCCGTCGGCGGTGCACGAGCAGAACGCGTACGCCGGAAAGGTAACGAGGATAGCGTCACGAATGGGCGTCGAGATATTCTCAGGCTGGAGGGAATGTCTTCCACTGCCCGCCTCAAAATACACGAGGATAGGAGTTCCGGTGAGGGAGTTTGATCTGTTGCCGCGTGAAAAGGCATGGTCGGAACTCGGACTGCCGGGGGAACTCCCGGATGGGCCGAAGGCCCTGGTATTTTCAGGATCTCTGGGCAGTGCCACGATAAAGGATCTTGTCCTGGAGGCAGCATCAAAAGAAGAGTTTTCATCATGGACCTTTATCATACCTGCCGTATCGGAAGAAACGGAAAAGGCAAAGGATAATGTATTCCTTCTTCCGAAAGTCTGGAAGACCGAGCTGCTTTACAGCCTTGCGGACATTGCTGTCGTAAGGGGCGGAGGATCGACGCTGACCGAGGTCTCGGTCCTCGGGATCCCGTCGCTCGTGATACCATGGGAAGGTGCCGCAGATGATCACCAGTATCACAATGCGGTTTCGTTCTCCTCGGAAAACAGGGGCGTTATCTGGAACGGCAGGGGAGCCGGCGAAGCTTTTGCTAAAAACATCATGAGACTGTATGATATCCTCTTGGATGAAAAGGACAACAGGAAAGAAGAAAGGCACAACGGCGCCGGACAGATCTGCGGAGACCTGTGGCTTGCGGTCTCTTCCTATTTTTGA
- the murC gene encoding UDP-N-acetylmuramate--L-alanine ligase translates to MATVTDKDLKTKNIHLMGIGGAGMSGLAILLDQIGARVSGCDMIQTSYMKSLKKRNIPIEMGHDAKHIDDFMPNILVYSSAIPQDHSEILKAWQQGITVSRRAEILSLIFNSRRGVGIAGTHGKTTTSSMISLIAELADTDPTVAIGGELADIGTNAKLGQGEYMVAELDESDRSFVYFHPEIAVITNIDWDHRDHYMTFKSVTDAFAEFLAHRKEGGKSIVCMEDPGVNTLCSDYGISDGTITYGWGTGWDWGATEVCHNNGGGVSYTLNRNGERAGRVVLAVSGEHNVLNSLAACAAAHEMGIRDENVRAALAGFKGAKRRLQKMGEVGDILVYDDYGHHPSEICATLSTVRKIFPKRRLVTVFQPHRFSRTAALYKEFADALSLADRAFILPVYGSDEMPIEGVSSKMIFDAASEDNRAHYELSGNFDDLVRSVCSTARSGDVILTIGAGSVGTLGKKICETLELMSKEEGKE, encoded by the coding sequence TTGGCAACTGTTACTGACAAAGATCTTAAGACGAAAAATATCCACCTGATGGGGATAGGCGGAGCAGGAATGAGCGGCCTGGCCATCCTGCTTGACCAGATCGGCGCCAGAGTATCCGGCTGTGACATGATACAGACCTCATACATGAAGAGCCTGAAAAAGAGGAATATCCCCATCGAGATGGGACACGACGCAAAACATATAGATGATTTCATGCCCAATATCCTCGTCTATTCAAGCGCGATCCCCCAGGATCACTCTGAGATACTTAAGGCCTGGCAGCAGGGAATAACAGTCTCGCGCAGGGCAGAGATACTCAGCCTCATCTTCAACTCAAGGAGGGGTGTCGGGATAGCCGGTACACACGGCAAGACGACTACATCCTCAATGATCTCGCTGATCGCAGAGCTTGCAGACACGGATCCTACCGTTGCCATAGGCGGCGAGCTGGCTGACATAGGAACGAACGCCAAACTGGGACAGGGTGAATATATGGTCGCAGAGCTTGATGAAAGCGACCGCTCCTTCGTATATTTCCACCCGGAGATCGCAGTCATAACAAATATCGACTGGGACCACAGGGATCACTACATGACATTCAAGTCGGTCACGGACGCTTTTGCGGAGTTCCTGGCACACAGGAAAGAGGGCGGGAAAAGCATCGTCTGCATGGAAGACCCCGGAGTCAACACGCTCTGTTCAGATTACGGCATTTCTGACGGGACGATCACGTACGGATGGGGGACAGGCTGGGACTGGGGAGCCACTGAGGTGTGCCACAACAACGGCGGAGGTGTCTCATACACACTTAACCGGAACGGAGAGCGGGCAGGCAGGGTCGTGCTTGCCGTATCGGGCGAACACAACGTGCTGAATTCCCTTGCTGCCTGCGCTGCGGCTCATGAAATGGGCATACGGGACGAAAATGTCAGGGCGGCACTTGCCGGGTTCAAAGGGGCAAAACGCAGGCTCCAGAAGATGGGAGAGGTCGGGGATATCCTGGTTTACGACGACTACGGGCACCATCCCAGCGAGATCTGCGCGACGCTCAGCACCGTCCGTAAAATTTTTCCGAAACGAAGGCTGGTTACGGTCTTCCAGCCCCACCGCTTCAGCAGGACCGCGGCGCTGTACAAGGAGTTCGCCGATGCGCTCTCGCTGGCGGACAGGGCTTTCATCCTTCCTGTTTACGGATCTGACGAGATGCCGATAGAAGGGGTCTCGTCCAAGATGATCTTCGACGCGGCGTCCGAGGACAACAGGGCGCATTATGAACTCTCAGGCAACTTCGATGACCTGGTCCGTTCCGTCTGCTCAACAGCGAGGAGCGGCGACGTGATCCTTACTATAGGAGCGGGAAGTGTCGGCACCCTAGGCAAAAAAATATGCGAGACCCTCGAACTCATGAGCAAAGAAGAGGGGAAAGAGTGA
- the murB gene encoding UDP-N-acetylmuramate dehydrogenase, producing MAKDHPLRDLNTWGVGGTCSTFDAPVTAEEAYSAVAASLKRDLPLYVLGGGSNVLVSDGQIKASVIHTGRLDFIKIRSNADGKSAEIEAGAGVHVKKLLSIAMSKGFGGLEFLTGIPGTLGGAIWGNAGADGTGFGGLVKEASAVGRDGRAIRLAKNDFHWKYRACPLDESLIVLVASCVISLKMENRSDIFDRIKKYAAMKKGQPLGRKTAGCVFKNPEGTSAGLLLDRSGCKGMRVGGAVVSRSHANFIENEGNATSRDIFELCELCREMVYRDHGVYLEYEIKFLGSFEKD from the coding sequence TTGGCGAAAGATCATCCTCTCAGGGACCTTAATACATGGGGAGTCGGCGGCACATGCAGCACATTTGACGCGCCGGTGACCGCGGAAGAGGCTTACTCGGCAGTTGCGGCGTCGCTTAAACGAGATCTGCCTCTCTATGTTCTTGGAGGGGGATCCAACGTACTTGTATCCGACGGGCAGATAAAGGCCTCGGTCATACATACCGGAAGGCTTGATTTCATAAAGATCAGGAGCAATGCCGACGGCAAAAGTGCGGAGATCGAAGCAGGAGCAGGCGTACATGTAAAAAAACTGCTTTCCATAGCGATGAGCAAAGGGTTCGGCGGGCTTGAGTTCCTTACCGGCATTCCGGGAACTCTGGGCGGAGCGATCTGGGGAAATGCCGGAGCCGACGGCACAGGATTCGGCGGTCTTGTGAAGGAGGCATCCGCGGTCGGCCGCGACGGCCGGGCAATAAGGCTTGCGAAGAATGATTTCCACTGGAAGTACCGAGCCTGCCCCCTGGACGAAAGCCTGATAGTGCTTGTTGCATCGTGTGTGATATCTTTGAAAATGGAGAACAGGTCAGATATTTTTGACAGGATCAAAAAGTACGCCGCCATGAAAAAGGGTCAGCCGCTCGGAAGAAAGACGGCGGGATGCGTATTCAAGAACCCGGAGGGAACATCTGCCGGCCTCCTGCTGGACAGATCAGGCTGCAAGGGGATGAGGGTCGGAGGAGCAGTGGTCTCGCGCTCTCACGCAAATTTCATTGAAAACGAAGGCAATGCCACATCCCGGGATATATTTGAACTATGCGAGCTTTGCAGGGAGATGGTGTACAGGGATCACGGGGTATATCTGGAATATGAAATTAAATTTCTGGGCAGTTTCGAAAAGGACTAA
- the ftsA gene encoding cell division protein FtsA, whose translation MFRKASGYPSDREPELLAGLDLGTSKVTVVVAEREPGSEEAQIIGVGQAPSNGIRKGLIVNLDQAVRSVRQAVSDAQNMVGQDITEVTVAFGGGEVTSIRTKGMVSLGRTPRPVMQLDIERVIEAAQADVAVPANQSILHTIPVEYSLDGNVGIDDPLGMTAIRLDIQLQSVIVPTSTIQNVMNCVDKAGLDVAGLVLKPLASALGVISPEEALAGAVVIDIGGGTTGVAVFSDGRPKHLGLISVGGDHITNDIGSVLKLPLNKSEELKREISVFTAPEDPSETVDFVYNGRNYSISKNDLHEIVRCRIEELCDMLVRPQIKAAGIPMLPAGIILTGGVSKTEGIDAFVLDIMDLPSRVSSPIDANRMPPGRNTQEYAAAAGIIRYIAERERDPFRYLDNPLIRGVSADDGGRPSIVPETRVRIRLDENNKVSGPGFNPLEGIKNAFKDLF comes from the coding sequence TTGTTTAGGAAAGCCTCAGGTTATCCATCAGATCGTGAGCCTGAACTCCTTGCCGGACTTGACCTCGGAACAAGCAAGGTCACCGTTGTTGTCGCGGAAAGGGAACCGGGGAGCGAGGAAGCTCAGATCATCGGTGTTGGACAGGCTCCGTCAAATGGTATCAGGAAGGGACTCATAGTTAATCTTGACCAGGCTGTCAGGTCTGTAAGGCAGGCTGTCAGCGATGCGCAGAATATGGTCGGCCAGGATATCACAGAAGTTACCGTGGCTTTTGGCGGCGGAGAAGTCACTAGTATAAGAACTAAGGGGATGGTATCCCTCGGCCGGACGCCCCGCCCGGTAATGCAGCTGGACATCGAAAGAGTCATTGAGGCTGCTCAGGCGGATGTCGCCGTGCCGGCGAACCAGAGCATTCTGCACACTATCCCGGTAGAGTATTCCCTCGATGGCAATGTCGGCATAGATGACCCTCTGGGCATGACTGCCATCAGGCTGGATATACAGCTGCAATCGGTAATAGTCCCTACATCCACCATCCAGAACGTTATGAACTGCGTTGACAAGGCGGGACTTGATGTTGCCGGACTGGTGCTGAAGCCGCTTGCCTCGGCACTGGGAGTCATCTCGCCCGAAGAGGCCCTTGCGGGAGCCGTCGTCATAGACATAGGCGGCGGGACCACCGGAGTGGCTGTATTCTCTGACGGAAGGCCGAAGCACCTTGGCCTGATCTCGGTCGGCGGAGACCACATAACAAACGACATAGGAAGCGTTCTGAAGCTGCCCCTCAATAAATCCGAAGAGCTGAAGAGGGAGATCTCCGTATTCACAGCACCCGAAGACCCTTCTGAGACTGTCGATTTCGTATACAACGGCAGGAACTACAGCATATCCAAAAATGACCTCCACGAAATAGTAAGGTGCCGGATCGAGGAGCTCTGCGACATGCTGGTCCGTCCCCAGATCAAGGCAGCGGGCATCCCGATGCTTCCGGCAGGGATCATTCTTACCGGGGGCGTATCAAAGACCGAGGGGATCGATGCATTTGTACTTGACATAATGGACCTTCCCTCCAGAGTATCGTCGCCCATAGACGCGAACAGGATGCCCCCCGGGAGGAACACGCAGGAATATGCGGCCGCAGCGGGCATCATCCGTTATATCGCGGAACGTGAGAGGGACCCCTTCCGTTACCTTGACAATCCGCTTATCAGAGGCGTATCCGCCGACGACGGAGGCAGACCTTCCATAGTGCCTGAAACGAGAGTCAGGATCAGGCTGGATGAGAATAACAAGGTTTCCGGCCCCGGCTTCAATCCGCTTGAAGGGATCAAAAATGCCTTCAAGGACCTTTTTTAG
- a CDS encoding B12-binding domain-containing radical SAM protein translates to MDEECVTELPRGGDLPWALFYPADYAVASSNLGYHYVYRALKELGVAAERFCGSPVPFRSIEGDTLLERFPVITASVAYEGNAEAFFRWLDTANIPLHFEDRLSGSFPIIGAGGAMTYINPLLLSAVCDFIVLGDALDALPFAAESLRRYLEDGNKAKLFSMLAEHPSIFVPPVHIRQGSVSAKRRTANDQPLDGSYPMNSTWLTPRSSFGKTLLVELQRGCARNCSYCTLPGCFGKMRFRDPGVIMERLEQIFTDHEVGQVGLVTPEAGDYPQIEDLLDFLAAKGKGVSFASLRIDRLTEKMLSALKMGGRHSITVAPETGSDELRFTCGKRFTNELIAEKMELAASLGIDQAKLYFMTGLPGETDEDIRAIAALSGRIIERTGMNLILSVNPFIPKPGTAWSKAEFGGIPELKKKYDILIRELSKIKKKRPQLRMTSPKEAENEFSLAWYGYKESTALAKNRGVSKKVPFDSTARSKTLLELERLW, encoded by the coding sequence ATGGATGAAGAGTGCGTAACGGAGCTGCCCAGGGGAGGAGATCTTCCTTGGGCGCTCTTCTATCCGGCAGATTACGCCGTGGCGTCATCCAACCTCGGTTACCACTACGTATACCGTGCCCTTAAGGAACTTGGTGTTGCGGCAGAACGGTTCTGCGGTTCACCGGTGCCTTTCAGGTCAATAGAAGGGGATACTCTTCTTGAGCGTTTCCCTGTCATCACTGCAAGCGTTGCCTACGAAGGAAATGCTGAGGCCTTTTTCAGATGGCTGGATACCGCAAACATCCCCCTCCATTTTGAAGACAGGCTTTCGGGCAGTTTCCCAATAATTGGAGCCGGCGGCGCAATGACATATATTAACCCTCTTCTTCTGTCGGCAGTATGCGACTTCATCGTTTTGGGAGACGCCCTCGATGCACTGCCGTTTGCGGCAGAGTCACTGCGGAGGTATCTGGAGGACGGAAACAAGGCAAAACTATTCTCCATGCTGGCGGAGCATCCTTCGATTTTTGTGCCGCCGGTCCATATCCGGCAGGGCAGCGTTTCTGCAAAGAGACGCACGGCAAACGATCAGCCGCTTGACGGAAGTTATCCGATGAACAGCACCTGGCTTACACCGAGAAGTTCCTTCGGAAAGACCCTTCTCGTTGAACTTCAGAGAGGCTGTGCCCGGAACTGCAGTTACTGCACTCTGCCGGGCTGTTTCGGGAAGATGAGGTTCAGGGATCCCGGAGTGATCATGGAGCGGCTTGAACAGATCTTCACTGACCACGAAGTTGGGCAGGTAGGCCTTGTGACGCCCGAAGCGGGAGACTACCCCCAAATAGAGGACCTTCTTGATTTCCTCGCGGCTAAAGGCAAGGGCGTGTCCTTTGCCTCGCTGAGGATAGACAGGCTGACAGAAAAGATGCTCTCGGCACTCAAAATGGGAGGAAGGCACAGTATAACTGTCGCTCCGGAGACCGGGAGCGATGAGTTGCGTTTTACCTGCGGCAAAAGGTTCACCAATGAGTTGATAGCGGAAAAAATGGAGCTTGCGGCATCGCTTGGGATAGATCAGGCCAAGCTGTATTTTATGACAGGACTGCCGGGGGAGACCGACGAAGACATCAGGGCAATAGCTGCACTGTCCGGAAGAATAATCGAGAGGACCGGAATGAACCTGATCCTTTCGGTCAACCCCTTCATTCCAAAACCCGGAACTGCATGGAGCAAAGCAGAATTTGGGGGTATACCTGAACTGAAGAAAAAGTATGATATTTTGATCAGGGAGCTTTCAAAAATAAAGAAGAAAAGACCGCAGCTGAGGATGACAAGCCCGAAGGAGGCAGAGAACGAGTTCTCCCTTGCTTGGTACGGATATAAAGAAAGCACCGCACTGGCAAAAAACAGAGGAGTTTCGAAAAAAGTTCCTTTTGACAGCACCGCCAGATCTAAAACGCTGTTAGAATTAGAACGTCTATGGTAG
- a CDS encoding SPOR domain-containing protein, translated as MVTRRTRNYKEKKPMTTFGQFILPLTVIMAVALLFFSVKLFFFNSNETEDIIFTQEETVKQAPTNPVPDEKPAEIPSGTQAVKKVEIKPAQPVDGKTEGIRKESTAAAAKAPAKPSAAVKETAVKAETPKQTTAKAVPRWDIQIGAFSSKENALQLVEKAKTQGHATYLVEEKKDGAPFYKVRVKNPKMDRDEAVALSKILEKEGYPYFLVEIK; from the coding sequence ATGGTTACGAGAAGAACGCGCAACTATAAGGAAAAGAAACCCATGACGACCTTTGGACAGTTCATTTTGCCGCTGACTGTAATAATGGCGGTCGCACTGCTTTTTTTCAGTGTCAAGCTCTTCTTCTTCAACTCAAACGAGACTGAAGACATCATTTTCACCCAAGAGGAGACGGTAAAGCAGGCACCAACAAATCCTGTACCCGATGAAAAACCGGCAGAGATACCTTCAGGCACTCAAGCGGTAAAAAAGGTAGAGATAAAGCCCGCCCAACCGGTCGACGGGAAGACCGAGGGGATCAGGAAAGAGAGTACTGCGGCCGCAGCGAAAGCGCCAGCCAAACCTTCAGCTGCTGTGAAAGAAACGGCAGTCAAAGCAGAAACGCCTAAGCAAACTACAGCCAAGGCTGTCCCCAGATGGGACATCCAGATAGGTGCGTTTTCATCGAAGGAGAACGCGCTTCAGCTTGTAGAGAAAGCAAAAACACAGGGGCATGCCACTTACCTGGTTGAAGAAAAAAAGGACGGGGCCCCCTTTTACAAGGTACGCGTCAAAAATCCGAAGATGGACAGGGATGAGGCCGTCGCCCTTTCAAAGATACTGGAGAAAGAGGGATACCCGTATTTCCTTGTTGAGATCAAGTAG
- a CDS encoding molybdopterin molybdotransferase MoeA, whose translation MSGFVKEVTPRMDALQYVAERLSFPWSVRSADIPLDSALGKRIARDIKAEEQYPPFTRSLRDGFAVYSPDVVAATPGTPTFLNRAGDIPMGLVPELSIVSGEAASIPTGGVLPKGADAVVMLESTTSAGGWIEVRDAVQSGDNVIHAGEEFPAGQKVLSGGDMVDFRTVSILSTLGIRSVPSADLKISILSTGDEIVPVETRPLPPGRIRDVNGWSVRSLLSRYGFEAEYGGILPDEGDNFESAVKDEIGKCDVLVLSGGSSVGTRDHCSRVLEKLPSPGLMVRGINIVPGKPALIAGCLEEKKLIVSLPGHPLSCLTAAFVLLLPLLLRLVGANEERCGIKMQLPVLRDITARTGPEEFVPCRVTAGGKIDPILAKSGYVSSLASADGFIRIPEDRETIRAGETAEVWLW comes from the coding sequence ATGTCCGGTTTTGTAAAAGAGGTCACACCCCGGATGGATGCCCTGCAGTATGTTGCTGAGAGGCTCTCTTTTCCCTGGAGTGTGCGAAGTGCAGATATACCGCTTGATTCTGCCCTCGGAAAGAGGATCGCCCGGGATATAAAGGCAGAAGAACAATATCCCCCCTTCACAAGAAGCCTGAGAGACGGCTTTGCTGTCTACAGTCCCGATGTTGTGGCGGCGACTCCGGGTACTCCCACGTTTTTGAACAGGGCCGGGGATATCCCGATGGGGCTGGTCCCCGAATTATCCATAGTGTCCGGAGAGGCTGCCTCCATCCCTACGGGGGGGGTACTTCCAAAGGGCGCCGATGCTGTTGTTATGCTTGAAAGCACGACCTCCGCAGGGGGATGGATAGAAGTGAGGGATGCGGTCCAGTCGGGAGACAATGTGATCCATGCCGGAGAAGAGTTTCCGGCGGGACAAAAAGTCCTTTCCGGGGGAGACATGGTCGATTTCAGGACTGTGAGCATCCTGTCGACCCTTGGGATAAGGAGCGTCCCCTCAGCAGACCTGAAGATAAGCATCCTGAGTACCGGAGACGAGATAGTTCCGGTCGAGACGCGGCCGCTTCCTCCCGGAAGGATAAGGGATGTGAACGGTTGGTCGGTGAGGTCCCTTCTTTCCAGATATGGTTTCGAAGCTGAATACGGAGGGATCCTCCCGGACGAAGGCGACAATTTTGAGAGTGCTGTGAAAGATGAGATAGGAAAGTGCGATGTTCTGGTGCTGAGCGGAGGTTCCTCCGTTGGGACCAGGGATCACTGTTCAAGGGTTTTGGAAAAACTTCCCTCGCCGGGTCTGATGGTCAGGGGGATAAACATAGTCCCGGGAAAGCCAGCCCTGATCGCGGGATGTCTGGAAGAGAAAAAACTCATCGTCAGCCTTCCCGGTCATCCGCTGTCATGCCTGACAGCAGCATTCGTACTGCTGCTTCCTCTGCTGCTGAGGCTTGTCGGCGCCAATGAGGAAAGGTGCGGCATAAAGATGCAGCTTCCTGTGCTGAGAGACATTACCGCAAGGACCGGTCCGGAGGAGTTCGTTCCCTGCAGGGTGACTGCGGGGGGAAAGATCGATCCGATACTTGCCAAGTCAGGCTATGTCTCTTCACTCGCGTCAGCGGACGGATTTATAAGGATACCCGAAGACAGGGAAACTATCAGGGCCGGTGAGACGGCGGAGGTATGGTTATGGTAG